In Zingiber officinale cultivar Zhangliang chromosome 6A, Zo_v1.1, whole genome shotgun sequence, a single genomic region encodes these proteins:
- the LOC121997945 gene encoding uncharacterized protein LOC121997945, with product MNFLIRTAQPIIPEVSKVVEPEQNKVSQPTIKRTTTLEGLIAEEPYPGHSVGDDINSDNIGSGFMGSSMASSTFKNQVPIGDYTDVSKDNGWITIPYKELLDNWHEAADIQQMRSLDRSFVFPGEHIHILVCLSAHKREPEIITPFRVAAVMAKNGKSNPNKVKPVETNEKISSSISLNGVVSNTAGETSDQNAENNGHSSGVSSPKDDISAAENLRMEFHKQQTEDILESFRNSNFLVRIAEADEQLWSRKNTSSSMIPELVGGRSYSDGGLKSIPKSNFFSVVVDKGRFDGNTSGGVARDTARCYSLSNGDIVVYLEVNVGIKNLKDPVLEVIQFEKYRSDTSIEDHCNSLVASHNDPCRELLNWLLPLDSTLPPHLLSSPSSSSISKKPTNPATGSQIFSLGHFRSYSMPSLPQVSGSPSVGSLSNPNPSIDLEDFSHISTEKLIKSQDSGNVGLLSFRGVPLEPERFSAHCGLEGIYLPGWRWRRKLEIIQPVEIHSFAADCNTEDLLCVQIKNVSPAHIPDLIIFLDAISIVSEEASKGGSLISVPIASIETGNAHNLPNLSIRRGEQHSFILKLATIPCRDQKEDVEMIPYSRKGSAGSKTKKKSSTSDGMMVSSAANQFAILVSCRCNFTESKLFFKQVTNWQPRISRDLMISVASETNKRTGTQSFGAPQLPVKVLTLKASNLTHKDLTFTVLAPESAISPSVISLTSTPKTLKESYAAIHDYARKLGGDKSGSGLQSLSSLYNSSTQQTNTFEGGKVADSLERTSIISDVISNNSGFTHLWLQSAVPLGCIPALSSATVKLELLPLTDGIISLDTLQIAVKEKGLTFVPEHSIKIHATSSISTGIL from the exons ATGAATTTTCTTATACGAACTGCCCAACCAATTATTCCAGAGGTATCCAAGGTTGTGGAGCCAGAACAAAACAAGGTTTCGCAACCTACTATTAAGCGAACCACCACTTTGGAGGGCCTTATAGCAGAAGAACCATATCCAGGTCATTCTGTAGGGGATGACATCAATTCAGACAATATTGGATCTGGTTTTATGGGTAGCTCAATGGCAAGTTCAACTTTCAAAAATCAAGTTCCTATTGGAGACTACACTGATGTCTCAAAAGATAATGGGTGGATTACAATTCCATACA AAGAGCTTCTGGATAACTGGCATGAGGCAGCAGATATACAACAGATGAGGTCGTTAGACCGTTCTTTTGTTTTTCCAG GGGAACATATTCATATACTCGTTTGCCTATCTGCACATAAAAGGGAGCCGGAAATCATCACTCCATTTAGAGTTGCTGCTGTAATGGCTAAAAATGGCAAATCCAACCCAAACAAAGTGAAACCTGTTGAAACTAATGAAAAAATATCTAGCTCAATCAGTTTGAATGGGGTGGTAAGTAACACTGCTGGAGAAACTTCTGatcaaaatgcagaaaataatgGTCATAGTTCAGGTGTCTCTAGTCCTAAAGATGATATCTCAGCAGCTGAGAATCTGCGCATGGAGTTCCATAAACAACAAACTGAGGATATACTTGAAAGttttagaaattcaaatttcTTGGTAAGAATTGCTGAGGCAGATGAACAACTATGGTCTAGAAAGAATACCTCTTCTTCAATGATTCCTGAGCTAGTAGGGGGGAGAAGCTATTCTGATGGAGGATTAAAAAGCATTCCAAAGTCAAATTTTTTCAGTGTGGTTGTTGATAAGGGTAGGTTCGATGGCAACACATCTGGAGGAGTGGCTAGAGATACTGCCCGATGCTACTCTCTGTCCAATGGCGACATAGTA GTTTATTTAGAAGTAAATGTtggaattaagaatttaaaagatCCTGTCCTTGAGGTTATTCaatttgaaaaatatagatctgataCTTCTATTGAGGATCATTGCAATTCCTTGGTTGCAAGCCATAATGATCCTTGTCGGGAACTTCTTAATTGGCTGCTACCGCTGGATTCCACACTGCCCCCTCATTTACTATCATCTCCTTCAAGCTCAAGTATATCAAAAAAGCCAACAAATCCTGCCACTGGGTCACAAATTTTTTCTCTAGGTCATTTCAGAAGCTATTCTATGCCTTCACTTCCCCAAGTCTCTGGATCTCCTTCTGTTGGCTCACTTTCGAATCCAAATCCTTCTATTGACCTTGAAGATTTTAGCCACATTTCTACTGAGAAGCTAATAAAGAGTCAGGATTCAGGAAATGTGGGTCTTTTATCATTTCGAGGTGTTCCACTGGAGCCAGAACGTTTTTCTGCACATTGTGGCTTGGAAGGCATTTATTTACCTGGCTGGAGATGGCGAAGGAAACTTGAAATTATTCAACCAGTTGAAATACATTCATTTGCTGCAGATTGCAACACAGAGGATCTCCTTTGTGTTCAAATAAAG AATGTTTCTCCAGCTCATATACCAGATTTAATTATCTTCCTGGATGCAATAAGTATTGTCTCTGAGGAGGCATCAAAAGGAGGTTCACTGATATCTGTACCTATTGCTAGTATTGAGACAGGAAATGCTCACAACTTACCAAACCTTTCGATCAG GAGAGGTGAGCAACACTCATTTATTCTCAAATTGGCAACTATACCATGTAGAGATCAAAAGGAGGACGTGGAGATGATTCCATATTCAAGAAAAGGTTCAGCTggatcaaaaacaaaaaaaaaatcaagtactAGTGATGGGATGATGGTTTCTTCTGCTGCAAATCAGTTTGCCATTTTGGTATCTTGCCGTTGTAATTTTACTG AGTCAAAGTTGTTCTTCAAGCAGGTAACAAATTGGCAGCCACGAATTTCAAGAGATCTTATGATTTCAGTGGCATCAGAGACTAATAAGAGAACTGGTACCCAAAGTTTTGGGGCACCTCAACTTCCTGTTAAG GTGTTAACACTGAAAGCTTCGAATTTAACACATAAAGATCTTACTTTTACTGTTCTTGCTCCAGAATCAGCTATTTCTCCTTCAGTTATATCATTAACTTCTACACCAAAAACCCTAAAGGAGTCATATGCTGCTATTCATGATTATGCTAGAAAATTGGGTGGGGATAAAAGTGGAAGTGGGCTTCAGAGTTTGAGTTCATTGTATAATTCAAGCACACAACAAACAAATACATTTGAAGGTGGAAAGGTAGCAGATTCTCTGGAGCGAACATCTATAATATCTGATGTCATTTCAAACAACTCAGGCTTTACTCATCTATGGTTACAGAGTGCTGTTCCACTTGG ATGTATTCCTGCACTATCAAGTGCTACAGTCAAACTTGAGCTTCTCCCCTTAACTGACGGGATAATATCACTTGACACTTTGCAGATAGCTGTTAAGGAGAAAG GTTTGACATTTGTGCCAGAGCATTCTATAAAGATCCATGCAACTTCCAGCATTTCAACCGGCATCTTATAA